Below is a genomic region from Rosa chinensis cultivar Old Blush chromosome 5, RchiOBHm-V2, whole genome shotgun sequence.
CTCCTTGAGTTCGTTCACCTTCTGACACTCGACACTGCCACCCTTAATCTCGTTTCTCCACTGCTCAGAACTGGCAATACTAACCTCATTTCCCACAGCAGCAAACATAAAGTTCGGTGACTGCCCTCTGACTGCCATCTCTTTACTATGGGCCTCCTGTTTCAGGAACTCTGCCACCTCTTCAATCAGTTGAGTTTCAAATTTGTAGCAATCTCTTACATCCTTGTATCCATACCTGAACATTACAACATATAACAATTTCAAATATAGATTAGTCCAAAAACTAATGAATTGAGCTTCATGCAAGAGAAACTTTACAGAAAGTACCTTACAATACACCGAAAGATAAGCAATTCTGGAGGGCCAATCCGGTTAATAACAAAACGCTCATCCACTGGAACTTTCGGTACCATCAAAGACTTAAGGGTCACAAATATGAGAGTATGATGAAATGCTGGGAAGTTTGTGACAAAATGTGCAAACATTGGAGGGACACCAGAGGCAACGTTAGAGTAAACTAGGCAGATTCCAGGGACCCTTTTGATACCTAGGCTTAGCCCAGAGCTTAGCAGCCTATCCAAGGATACCTTGTTCTGTAGCTCAAATGCATCTTTCTTTACAGTCCCGTAATTCCATATAGACATCAAAGACAAGATTACAACAGCAAATAAAAGGGGAAGCCAGCCTCCTTTATGTACTTTACTGAGGCATGCAGAAATATAGAGTAGCTCAAGAGATCCAAAGATTACGACGAACAAGAATGCCAACAGAACATTTTTCTTCCAAACAGtactaataataaaaaacatcAAGCAGGTTGTGATGAACATTACTGTCACTGCAGCAAGCCCTGTTAAAAGCATCATGGTATTAAATTCTTACTTTGAAAATGCATGCAAGCATGCACACAcatgcgagagagagagagagagagagagagagagagagagagagagagagagagagagagagagagagagagagagcccgaACCATATGCGTTGCCAATCATATTAGTGTCTCGAAATCCAATGACAACAGCAAGACACAATACCATCAAAATCCAATTGACCTCAGGAATGTATATCTGCCCATGTATCTGATTTGACGTATGTTCTATCCTCACGCGTGGGAAGCAGCGCAGTCCCCTGCACTGACTGACTATTGAGAAGGTAGCTGAAATTATTGCTTGACTTCCCACCACAGAAGCAAGAGTAGCAATAATGAATACCGGCCAAAATACATCCTCTGAAAGGAAAGGATAAGATAAACATAAAAAGATCAGATGAAATCTAGGGTATGTACAACAAATGAGGcttaaaaatttcagaaactacACCACAGGTCTTAGCATTGCAGAAAATATACTTCACATGCATTTGTTTTAAGGGTAAATGTAGCATATCAAAGCTAATAACAACAGGAACATTTGAACTCATGACCCTATATTTTAAAGACTGTATACTAAAGAATACTGTTGGCCTTAAAGTGGAAAAGCAATTTAAACTGGTCTAAATCATTGATTTCCAGTAAACTTTTAGTTCCTTGATTAAATGCATGAGTTTATACTAAAGTAACTAGCTGACATAGTGATATACCATTAGAAAAATATCAAACAAGGTTTACCAGGGATGGCCTTGAAAAAGCTTCTATGGAGATCCATTCTGTGCTTGGAGAGATAAGCAGCTTCTCCCATGTATGCCAGAACTAAGCACGGATAAACAAGCCCTGAAAATGCAACCTGCCAGGAAGAACTTGTTAAACATAGATAGATAAATAAGGAATATTGTAAGCCACAAGTGAAACTATTAGAAAAGAATGATTAAATTGTGCTTCTTATCATAAATCAGGGCTAAAATGCAAGAGAAAATTGTCCACCAGCCAAATATCCATTACAAAAGCATACCCTGAATTAGCATGAAAGTACCAAACTCATATCAAAGGATGAAAGTAGCATACCCTGATAGAGAGTTTGGAAAAATGGCCAAGATCAGCAAACATTGCTTCTGTACCTGTAATGGCCAAATGATGACTTAGTCTTAGCCAAATAAAGCTAATGTAGAAGATATTTCAAAGAGGTGTCAGACAAAGAACAATCTCGCATTGCAGAAATGAGGCTTATAAAAGAAGATGTGAGACTAGCTAACCTGTGAGACAAAGAACAATGCCTCCAAGGGAACTCCACCCAGCTCTTCCAGTTTTTTCAAAGAACTTGTAAATATAGTGTGGCGACAGAGCACATATAACACCAGGGTTCCAACGAAATATATTGTAAATGCCCACCCCACTAATGCATAGCAACCATGCTGTCATGATTGGAGCAAAAAGAAACCCAACTCTGTGTGTCCCATAATGCTGAAGAGCAAAAAGGCTAACCAAGATGGTGCAAGCTATGAGCACAGTATAATCTGTTATTTGCAAAGGTACAATAGAATTAGAAAAGGGTGTTTCTCCATTCAAATCAATTACCAATGACATAATCTCCATTCAGATTGCAAATATCTCAACACTTTTAGTGGCAAAATTAGAAAGTACGAATGTTTTTTTGTGATCAACTTACTCTCATGTAAGTCTGGGACTTCGACTTTAATTCCATTGACTGCAGAAAGAACTGCCAACATATAAAACAAAGCCCCATTAGGCCTAAATCAATGACTGCAGAAGGAACCATAAACAGGAATATACTTCCAAGTTCAATTTAGAAGGAGTCAATTAGAAAGGCAAGAGGGATCATTATAGATATCATACCAGACATTGTTGGAGTGAGGATACCATCACCGATTACCATGCCGATCCCTAGAAAAACTACAAGCACCAATACTATTCGAGAACTCTTATGCTTCTCAAAAAACTCTTTTATGAGTAAGCTCATTCTTGTATCCTTAGACGTTTCAGATCTGCAAGAAGATACACGCTCATGAGCAGGATCAACTGTGTTCAAAAGACCCATCCTTGAGTGTCGGCATAGTGATGAATACAAAGCAAACGTTCCACCTGTAAAACCAGAAGTAAATCTCCAATGTCCAACAACAATCAACCGTGTATTTAGTGGAATACTATACGATAATTCAGGTTACTATTAGCACCTTCGCCATTGTCATCTGCTGCTAACACAAATAAAATGTATTTGCAGAGAGGAATAAGAGTCAAAGTCCAAAAAACCATGGAAAGTACCCCAAGAATCTCAAGATCCTCCTCATAAAGTTGCATACCACCTGAGAATGCACTTTTGTATACATATATGGGGGATATACTAAGATCCCCATAAACAATACCAAGACTCTGATAAGCAAGGCAGAGAGTGGTCGCGTAGAAATTCTGCAGATGAAACAAGCAAGAGGAGTGTTACTATGTTTAAAAACTATAAAGCAAAAAGAATTTGATTACTTATATAGCCAAATAaccaaagaccaaaaaaaaacacaagtaATCGAGAGTAATGAGTTAATTGAGTAGATCTAAGTATCAAAATCCACAAATTCCGGCCCCTGAATTCTTCACAAGTGAAAagccatgaagaacatttcttCTTTTGGTCAGTCATGAACAAGTGTACCAAAACAAAACGTAAACTTAATTTTCTTATATTATAAGAAGCTAATCTTGAATCAGCTAAACTGCCCAGATAAATGGAATGAGATATAATTTACATCACAACCAGAACTAATATGAAAGAAGAACAATTCGAGTCATGGCACAAACAGAACTAAGAAATACCAAGTCAGATTCTTCTAAATGCTAACAATCATACAAAGATGACATGATATACGTTTAGTCTAAGTATCTCATAAGGTCCATATCCATAAACAAAGGAAGGTGAAACAAAAATGCATCTGTTGTTTGGTTTCTGTGGAAATTAAACAATAACAAATGGTAAAAATTTAGTACTCTAAACCCAAAACAGCAAAACCCATTTTAGATTTACCGAAATGATTACCATAAACACTCAAAATTTCCATCTTTTTTCATTTCTCTGCGACTTAATATCCATGGAAACAAacacagaaaagaaagaaagaacacgAGTAAATCTTGAAACATGAGGCAAAGACACACTAACCATACGTAAACCGCCGGAAACAGAAGCAGATTCTGGGTCCATTTGTCTTGCCATTTGGGACCCAAAAAGCTCAATCAATGCTAAGAGTTTGTAGTTTGTACCACTCTAGAACTGTGTACTATGTACTATGTACTATGTTCTAAACTGGGCTTTTGCCAAATGGTGAAATGGGAGAGGACCCAAAAGGAATCAAAGATCTCCAGTTGTGTTTCACTCGGAGTTTTCTTTATGGATGAAGCCAGTTATggtaaaaaaaacagagaaactgAAAGAGAGAATGAAGGAGGGAAGAGAAGGAAAGCAGTTAAAGACTGCAAGCTTTGAAGCAACACAACGTGTCAAGATGGGACTAGAATAGTCCTGAGAATGGTGGCCTAGGTGTCTCTGTGTTCTGCCAAGTTGAAAGGAGGtcaattttttaatattaaatAATTGTTCTTGCCAATAATTTACTTGGGCAGAAAACATTAGACTATAGAGAAAGAGAATAAAGGTCATttgcaaagaaaacaaataatttatcatcgagaaaaagaaaacagataATTGAATACCAAttcctaaattttttatttttttttatgacagcaATTCCTAAATGTTGGGAAATGAAGATGAACTAGTATATACATTATATCATTTCGGCGACTTGTTTCAGAATCAAAATTTTGGGTTTGATGTTTTGTGTATTTTATGATAAATTCAAGGCATGTCAGAGTTTATCATTGTTAGTTTTGGTTTATGTTTATCTTGTACCATATAGTTCAATGATGAGAATAATTCATTCGCTAAGCCTCTTTACCTAAATTCGAGATTGTTTGACAATTGATTAATCtgattattttttcaattttgtataATATCTTGTCATTGTCTTCATGTACAGTTTAAATGATGCACATTTTATCTTAGATAATTAAGGACCAACAAAACAACCAATTCAGATTTTGCATTAGTATTGGTGGGTCTTGGAGTACCTACCAAGGGCgctagtgcatatatatatacttcGTGGTGATTATCACCACCTACACCTCATAACACAGTTAAACGTGTAACCAGAAATGCACTAGCAATTGAACGTGTTTAATAAACACTTCATTTCATAAGCATTTCTCATTTCTTGTATATTTAATTTCATAAACATAAGTCCAACATGAAAATTAAATATAGTGAAGTGTTTTACCAGGCGATGGAAGATATCGAGTTGCTATTGCTAATTAGCAAGTCTACATCTAACCAATAGAGAACATTAAACATTCAAAGTTGGGTGCACAGGTGAGAATATGGCAAGTACCATAGCTGTGCGGCTATATAGAATCTACAATATTCTAGGAAAACGGCAAAGCATGCATTGGAATAACCTGGGAATcttgaagcaaaaaaaaaagcctcACCAGAATATTTTTCTACACAgcataaaacaaaatgaaataaaagaaccaGAGTTTCATCCgtatagaaaagaaaatgtATGGCGGGCAGTAATATTGTATTCTTGTAAAAGATGGGAAGGAGGTATCTTCCCCTTGTCTTTACTGATTAGTGTTCCATCTATTATTTATGgtaattttgttgttgttggagatACTAATATAAAATTCGGTGATACATCAAAAATGTCGCACTGTACGCAATCATCTCtagccaaaaaataaaataaaaattgtaatgACTAAGTGCAACTGAATGACTGTCAGGGGCGGAGCCACATGGGGACCcagtgggtcccgtgccccactgacttttatattttttttcaatttatgtaCATGAAAACTTGGTTAAATATTCTAGAGTATGCTAATATTAGCACTAGCCAATTTGGTGTAGTGGTAAGGTGTGCCTTGGTTTTGTAATTGGTCACAGGTTCGAGTCATGGATGGTGGAAAtgttatttttttcaattttttttttccttttgagaaCAATAATTCAATTTTTCCTTATagttttaaaagttaaaaataaattatgttTCCTTAATGAAAAACTAGTTTTcctccacacatgctctgcatgtgcaagtgtttttttataatttttttttcaaaaagataaaaagataATGGATTAAAATCGTTATTGTAGAGAGAAGTTAGTGGGAGACAAACGTGGGTTGtggcattttttttgtttattttttttaataaaaatataatttgcaatTGTCATAATTGCCCttttgatttaattaattctcaaatttttttaatatttcagggtcatttctgtcaaattttttaattttggctaacaaagcctcttctcttaataatagtatagattatcTAATATCTAAAGCTATaaagtttattaataaaatatgtaatttagagaaaaatattaatattaccttaattttattttactttattattttttatttaaattttggtatatatttaaATTCTAATTTTGTGCCCCACTTAATAAGaaattctggctccgccacttcAATGACTAATTCTAATGGTTAAGTGTAACAAAATTTTGTTACCGGGTAAAGTGCAAGACCGATAAAAGTCGATTGAGATTGTTGAGTATGAACTCTTTTCCTAAAAAATTTTCAAACTATGTAATTTACACTAAACAAATCATGTGAAGCAACCACTTGGACAAGAGATTTATTCTCCTCTTTTGTGTCCAGTTAAATCCCAGAAAGGCAAATTCGGATCGAGTATAGTTCTTATCCAACAAACTTGATTTGGTCTAACTGCATGTATACGAATAATATCACGCATACACCAAACGCTAGCTTGTATGATTTGTATCCTACCTCACATGTGACTATCACGTGATATGCATATCTTTCTTGAGAAAGTAAACAATCTTAGTCAAACTACTAATATCTCAAATCTAGttgtccacaaaaaaaaaaaaaaaaaaaaaaaaaaacttatatctCCATATCTACTCGTCGACCAGATATCAGACCTCACTGGTCCACTTTGATCAACCTCCCATcggatattttttttcaaaaagggACCAAAGGTTTTACACCACATGTGACAAAGTAAGTCAGTGTTTTGAATTTGGTGGTATATAGAAATTTGCATGCGAATTCCATCACATTCAGGATTGGCAATTTCTCGTGCGGTTAAGTTGGAAAATGAGATGGATGTTTTAGACCCCATAATGGTTGAGATTGACTTTAAAGAATGTAAGACAAGTAATTGGGGGTTGCCATAGTTTGACTTGTTGCAAGAAAAAGTGACCTCCCGGTACATCCAATGAAGTTAGTTCCATACTCGTAAGTTTAGCCGActtctaagaaaatgtaagagttcacatatatatatatatatatatatatatatatatatatatatatatatatatatatatatgaagtggGAACAAGCGAAAGGAAATTAAGATGATTTGAATTTGTTGGTTGCAGAGTGTGGTGATCGGCTGATCGCGGAACTGCATTGACTGATCGAGGTCGATCGACTTTCGATCACTTGTTTATGGATCAATTTTGTTCTCTGGTACTACACCGCATAGATAGTGCAGCATCGTCAAAATTACATTCAAATAAAATTCATTGAGACAAAACTCCAAATAGTTCATGTGACTTGTATTGGTGAAAAACAATTGTGGACATGTCATATATAACACGTCCCTCATGTGAAAATATTATAATTTTAAGATGGAAAATGCTTAAAATTAATTTAGATCATCCATGCGTTAAGTAACATTACATGATATCATGCATGGATGAAGACAACTGGGAAAGTACCAACTCGGAGGCAATTATATTTAATAATAGTTTGAAGAAGTTTGTCCGCCGTCATGTTTGCCTAGAATATTTACCATGGCCAGTTTTCATGGTATTGTGCAGAAGAAAATGTGTCCTCCCAGTTCATCCAACGAAGTTAGTCATTTGATATCGTACGCTGTTGTGATAAGTACGGTTGGCCGACTTCAAAGAAAATGTAACATAGCTCATACAATTCTATGTGTCGATTGAGTGGCATGGGAAGAAACCAAAGGAAATTAATATGGGTTTCAATTTGGGAGCAGCAATAATAACTGCATCAACTGCATAACCGATCAAAACTTTCTGATATTGACTCTTCAGTTTTGATCTCTTGTGCCGCTGACCAGGCTTATCTGCATGACTTGGACGAATGGATGAGTAGTACATGCCACGTGTATTCATAGAGAGCATACATATGGCAATTCATGGGATTTCGTGTCAAACTTTGAGGGTACGCCCAGCAAATTATGCTCATGCAGGGGTAGTTGGTGATATTTTGGGTAATTCATTTCAATAAGAGATAATTTtataaatggtcactcaactataactCATTCGATATTTTGATCActtaattttcaaatatatcactttgttCATTCAAATATTACTCTGTTAATTACTTTAGTCACCGAATGAGTATTTTGTCTCGTTTTAATTATTTCTCCTAATTATTCTAATTTAgacttttcaaaattttataaatgatcactcaactatgactcattcgatatCTTGGAAGTACCATTTAATATCTAAATATAACAAAAGTCCAATGGAGTAAGACGAAAACACATTAGTAAAAGATGAAGGATTACAATACCGAATTGAAAGACTAAAGTGGGAATAGGATAAAAGTAATTGAATTCCACTACTATTATATTACCAAAAATTTTCACTTCAATTGTATGTTTTATGTTACTTTGCTTGCCAATTACCTATTGATCGTGACATATCTCTTTCCAATGTTAAATTGTAAAACAACAAAGACAGATTTGCTGGAGAGATAATTGCTCTATTGATCTGTAGCACATATATACAATAATATAGCTTGATTCTAGGATACAAAAAAGAAAGCTATTCTAGCCCTATTAATGTCTAATAATATAGAATCAATGTGATGATACAGAGTGAA
It encodes:
- the LOC112167362 gene encoding probable potassium transporter 13 produces the protein MARQMDPESASVSGGLRMNFYATTLCLAYQSLGIVYGDLSISPIYVYKSAFSGGMQLYEEDLEILGVLSMVFWTLTLIPLCKYILFVLAADDNGEGGTFALYSSLCRHSRMGLLNTVDPAHERVSSCRSETSKDTRMSLLIKEFFEKHKSSRIVLVLVVFLGIGMVIGDGILTPTMSVLSAVNGIKVEVPDLHENYTVLIACTILVSLFALQHYGTHRVGFLFAPIMTAWLLCISGVGIYNIFRWNPGVICALSPHYIYKFFEKTGRAGWSSLGGIVLCLTGTEAMFADLGHFSKLSIRVAFSGLVYPCLVLAYMGEAAYLSKHRMDLHRSFFKAIPEDVFWPVFIIATLASVVGSQAIISATFSIVSQCRGLRCFPRVRIEHTSNQIHGQIYIPEVNWILMVLCLAVVIGFRDTNMIGNAYGLAAVTVMFITTCLMFFIISTVWKKNVLLAFLFVVIFGSLELLYISACLSKVHKGGWLPLLFAVVILSLMSIWNYGTVKKDAFELQNKVSLDRLLSSGLSLGIKRVPGICLVYSNVASGVPPMFAHFVTNFPAFHHTLIFVTLKSLMVPKVPVDERFVINRIGPPELLIFRCIVRYGYKDVRDCYKFETQLIEEVAEFLKQEAHSKEMAVRGQSPNFMFAAVGNEVSIASSEQWRNEIKGGSVECQKVNELKEAREAGVAYMMGNTHVVASDLSPFLKKFAIDIVYGFLRRNCRRPAIALQIPHTSLIEVGMLYQV